Proteins from a genomic interval of candidate division WOR-3 bacterium:
- a CDS encoding DUF2283 domain-containing protein produces the protein MRISYDSEVDALYIRFIETTVTTKHVAEGIAVDYAADGRIAGIEVLDARKRFGDEQVLRRIVLEDLVPAPTV, from the coding sequence ATGAGAATATCTTACGATTCAGAAGTTGATGCGCTGTATATCAGGTTCATCGAGACCACGGTGACAACCAAGCACGTGGCCGAAGGCATTGCCGTTGACTACGCGGCCGACGGCCGGATTGCCGGCATTGAAGTACTCGACGCAAGGAAGCGCTTCGGCGACGAGCAGGTTCTCCGGCGCATCGTCCTGGAAGATCTGGTCCCAGCCCCTACCGTCTAG